Genomic DNA from candidate division WOR-3 bacterium:
GCAAAAGAGATGGGCATAAAGATTTCAATCGGCACTGATGCGCACGGTGTTGAAGGACTTTTATGGATGAAGTTCGGCGTCGCCACGGCACGACGGGGATGGCTCGAACCCGATGATGTGGTCAACACCTATCCGCTCAAGAAATTGCTCAACCGACGTAAAAGGGTTAAACGTTGAAACGTTTTTTAAGTATCTCTTCAGCCGCCGCGGAAATGAACTGATCTTTATGGGCGGCGGCGTTTTCCAGTAATTGTCTTGCCTTTTCTGTTCTGATGTCTGCCAGGGCGTTCAGAGCCGCCTTTTTGGTGGGTAAAATAAGATCTTTCTTGAAGAGTGCCTTTTCATTGACGATACTGAAGAGAACATCAACCACTGAATCATCACCGAACTTACCCAGAACCGCTATGATCTCCCGTCTGAATTCTTCTTCCTTTTCATTGGGAATACCCTTACGCAGTTTCACCCATTGAACCGCTTCTTCGAGTTTTTCTTTTACATCTTCTTTATCCAGATGTTTCATTGCGGCGATGACAACTTTTTTCGATTTACTGTCTAACGCCTTTTTGATATGTTCCTTCACCCTCTCGTCACCGAGTTTACTGAGACTCTCAATCACTGCCAGTTGAACCTGCTCGTTCTCGTCGCCGATCAATTCAGCGAGGCGGTCAACCGCAGCCATGACCTTCATCTCTCCAAGAATATAAACCCCGTTCCTGCGTATGTACCATTCCGGAGCGGTCAGTAACTTCTCGATTTCAGGTATCGCCCTCTCTCCGATCCTCACGAGGACGTCGATAATCTTCATTCTCACGGAACGGTCCTCAGTATCTTTTAAGGTCTCAATCAATAGAGGTACTGAGAACTCTGCCATCGACATCAAGGCCTCTCTCGCTTCGGCGAATGTCCCGGGATCCCACAGAAGAGAAACCAATTCAGGAATGTAATTCTGGTCCCTGATATCACTGATGCTCTTGATGATGATCTTCTTTCTGTCCAGCAATGCCGCGTCTTTACGTAACAGATGCTTACCGAACTTCTTTGAAACAAATTGAATGAGGTCGTCCTTTTTAAACTCCTCGGCTTTCTTATAAAGTGTCTTCAAGGCGTTGATCACCCGATCAAATGTCTTAATCTCGGTCTCGGCGTCGGCCATGGTATCCAGACGGTCGACCAGGAGCCTGACCAGGTCGTACTTTTCGGCTTCGAAAAGTTTATTCGCGTATTCCATAAGCTCATCGACCGCCTTAATCCTCTCCTCATGGGAAGGGTCACGAAGACGGGGGAATATGGTCCTCATCTCGCTCTCTAAGTTCTGAGCCATAAATTTCTGCGCCGCCTTTTCTCCTTTGATGGTCTTCATTTCAGTCATCAGCCGAGCGACGATCTTTTCAAAATCAAGTTCAGGTACATTGACGCGCAGCGTCGACAAAATACCCGGCAGGCGTGAACCTGTGACATTCTTGAGAACATCGATAATCTCCTGCTCTGTTTCAGGAGTTTTATCTTTCGCCTTAACTGAAATTATATCAATGATGTCTTCATCAGACATGCTTGGGATCAAACTTTTGAAGAGAACAGAAAGTTTTTTGTTTTCGGTGCGGTACTTTACGACATTCTTTTTTATGGTCGGCGACAAGGCACTGAGCATACGCGAAAAAACGACGGAATATTCATTCCACCGGTCTTCACCGTATTGGTCGGCGATCATGAGGGCGAGTTTTTCCAGACCCGAAATAATCTTCCCTGTCTGCACCTCCACGGGTTCGTCACCGACAAGGCCGACGCCGGCGAGAAATCCTCCCAATTCTTTAATCCTTTCTTCATCGGTCATCGCCGCCTGGGTGACGGTCAAGGAATCCAAAAACTGTTCCCAGTTCATGGCCTGAGCCTGTTCGTCCGTGGAAATGACGCCCACCCGGAACTTGTTGACCTTGATGCCGGTAATACCTTTTGCGCGCACGAGCGCGACGATATCACCGTAATCCGCGATGTCGGCCGGAGTCGCCGCCATGGCGGTGAAGAACTCTCTTATATCTTCTTCAGAAAGTTCAACGTTGAATGTGATACTCTTCACACCGAGTTGATTGAATCTGTGGACAAGACTCTTGACGATCGGCAGCGTTCTGGAATCAAAACGCTCATTCTCTATCATAATAACATCTTCTATAATCACCAACGAAATAGAGTCCTGTTCGATCGGTATCTCCTTGAGCAAAATTCTGAGCCTTTGAACAACCGGCTGCAATGATGGATGTCCTTTTGGATAGGTGCGTGAGATATTTATACCAAGCCCGATTTGTTTGATTAAATCATTAAGAAATTTTGTAGAATAGTCGGGCATAGTTATTCCTCTTTTATTTTATACTCAAATCCTTTGACTGTCAAGGCGTCTTTAACGAATTCTCCTATTTCAGTATAAACAAAGAAGGCCTTTGTCGCTTTGTATAAATCCTCGCATACCAGGAGGGTATTATCCTCGGCGTTCTTCTGAAGAATCTGGCTTTTTTTAAAGCCCTGCGTGATTATCAGCGCATTTTTGAGGGTGTTTGTCAAACTGAATATCAGGGCGTTGTCTATCGAGATCCCAATCTTCAACCCGATGGGAGTCTCAAGCAATTTTTCTTTATTGAACTTCATCAACGCCTTAAGCATATCCTCGGCAGCGATGATCGCCATATGTGGAGCAAAATCCGTCCCGCGTGGAAAACCGAAGACACCGACGATCTCATCACCTATGATCTGATAAATGACTCCCTTGTATGATTCTATTATTTTTGAAAACACCCCGAATATCTCATTTAAAAACGCCATGACATCTTCGGCGATCATCTGTTCGCTCATTTTGGTGAAACCGGAAAGATCCGCCCTCAAGAACGTCAATCGGAGATTTTCAAACGGCAATTCTTTCTGTCCTTCAATAAACACACCGCAAAATGGACAGAAATGGAGCGGCTCGGTGATTTCAGCGTTACAATTCTTGCATCTCATATTTTAGATCTCAAGTAAACTCTTGTATTCAGGACTTTCACTGAAGATTTTCCGATGTTCATCATTCAACTTGAATTTGATATCATCATAGACAAAGAGGGCTTTACGTCCGTAATAGCGTGCTTTTTCAAGATCATCCTCTTCAAGAAAAACCCTGGTTAATCTGTATAATGCGGACGCAATTAAAGGCGGCGCCTTTATCGTCTCGGCGATCTCCAACGCCTTCCTCGCATTATCAACCCGTTCTTCTTCATCGAGCAAGGAAAGTATTATATAACAGTAGAACTCAATCTCTTTCTGGGCGAACTTCTGGGCGTTGACCAGGGCGTTTCTGATAAAATCATGGGTTTTCTGATAATCCTCTAACCTATAGTACACCACGGCTTTTTTCAAATTGATCTCTGCAAGCAGATTTTCTCTTATAAGAAACGTCAGCTTCTTATCGGCATATTCCAGATATTTCTCCGCCTCTTCCCTTTGTCGGTTAAGCGCCTTAACTGCGGCAAGATCAAGGGCGGACTTCAAAGCCACTTCAGTATTCCCGATATCCTCGGCGGTCTCAAAACTTTCAAGCAACAGTTTCTCAACCACAGATAGATTCCATAATTGAGTATTGATCGCGGCAACGAGATATTTAAAACGAACCTGCCAGCGCAGATCTTGTTTCGGGATAAGTTCCTCCAAGCCGTAATTCAGGTAATCGAGTGCCTGTTCATAATTACCCAGAATCCTGTGAAGTTGTGACAGATTATAGAGACAGGAAATTTCGGCTTTTTTGATTTCGTTATCCCGCGCCGTGTTCCAGCTGAGATTATAGTTTATGATACTCTTTTCATATTCATATCTGTTTTGATAAAGTAACGCAAGGTCTGAATAGAGAACAGCCAATATATCAACCATCTTATCATCGCATCGATCAACCGCAGAAAGCAGTAACTCCTCTGCTTTATCGAACCTGGCGTCCAGCAATAATGCATAGGCATACCGTTCCATAAAATTGATTTCCCGTACCACATCCCTGGACTTCCGGGAAAGTTCCAGTCCCTGTTGTGCGGTTTTGCTCATCTTCTGGACATCCCCGGTGATTTCGTAGATATCTGTAAAATTCAACAGGAGGTCATTCATCAAATCTGAACCGATCCTGCCGTCTGTATCTTTATTTATTTTGAGAACGACATTATAAAAATTCAACGCCTGCTCTATTGCATAAAGATTCTTTGCTTTATCTCCGGCAAGTTTGTGATACTCTGCGGCCTTCTTATAGTTTTCACAGACCAAATAATGATGTCCGATATTTTCATAGAAATCCGACAACTGATCTGCATACAGCTTTTCGAACAGGGTCGCGACCAGCTGATGAATCTCCTTTCTCTTTCTCAAAGGAAGAACCGTGTAAGCGGCATCCTTCAGCAGATTGTGGCGGAAAACATATACCGGATCCCTGTCGTTCTTTGATAAAACAATGTATCCCTCTTCAACGAGATAATGGAGTTGATTAACCAGATCCACATTGTCAAACAACCCCTTGAGGATGCGCAGACTGAAACTGTAACCTATGACCGAGGCGTAATCAATCAACAACCTGTAATCCGAAGGCAGAGAATCGATCGTCGACATAACCACGCCGTACAGGTCATCCAGGAATGAAAGGCGCTGTTCTTTTTCAAGTACCCATTGACCAGCGACCTTCTTTATCAATTTGGTTCTTCGGGTGTTTCTGATCGCCTCAATGGTGAAAAGAGGATTGCCCCCGGCTGATCTGTAAATGAAGTCAACGACCTTCTCATCCACATCACCGAGAATATAACGCACCAGATTCCGCACCTCGGACAGAGAAAGCGGGGTGAGATTGATTTCATCTATCGGGCATTCGATGTTCGTCAAAAACTCACGGGAGACATTAACCATAAGAAACATTACCGGACAATCTTTGAGTTCTGAAGTCAAATAAGCCACAAGATATTTTGACATCTCGTCGGCCCTGTTGAACTCTTCAAAGATCAAAACCAGCGCTTTGCCGCGACATTCATTCTTCAGAAGATTTCTGACCGCAGTGTATATCTCTTCATTCACTGATTCTATCTCATCCTGTTTAAGCCTTCTCAGATCCGTGGAGAAAAGATGATTCAGGCCCCTGACGTCGAATCGGGACAATTTACCTTCTGAAACGGCATTATCGAGTTTTTCCGCCACCGTCTCATTCCCGTCGAATTCATTGATGTTAAGATATTTCTTTAATAAAAATTTAAAGGGATAATACGGTGTCTGGATCTCGACCGAGCAATGGGTCTCCAGAAAAGCAAAAGAATCATCCTGTGCCAGATATTTTTCAAACTCTTCCTTGAGTCTGGTCTTTCCGATACCCATCTGACCGCTGATCACACAGAATCTTTCTTTGTTCTCTTTGATGCTGTTTGAAAGATCTATCAATTTTTTCAATTCTTTTTCACGACCGCAGATCGGAAATTTCTGGGAAAATATCGTCTGAGATTCCTTCTCGACCTTTTTAACAAGATAGACATTGATCTTGGTGGTCTTTCCTTTTACACTCCGTTCTCCGATGTGGTCGGCTTTTATATATTCAGCAGTCTTATCATAGGTGCTTCCACTGATGACGATTTCGTTCAAAGGACATATCTCAGTAAGTCGGGCGGCGGTATTGATCGTATCACCGATCACGGTCAGAAACGAAAACTTCTCCAATATATATCCGAAGAACGCCCGGCCGGTATTGATACCGATGGTGATATCTATCCCTTCGGGAAATTCGCCGCTCTTTCTCTTGTTCTGCCACCAATTCCGGATGCGCCAGGCGCAACGGATGACCCTGATCGGATCATCGGCGTGCGCTTTGGGTGCACCGAAGATCCCAAGGATACGGCTGTCCGGAATGATCTGATTGGCGGTACCTTTATACTCGTTGATTATATTTTCAACCTCGGTGAAATATTCCCTGATCTTGGTGATGACCTCTTTAGGAGATTTGGTGCTGATTAATTTTTCAAAACCGATGAAGTTGACGAAGAAGACCGAGAGCATTCTCAGTTCTCCCCCCCATAGTTTCAGACGATCAGACACCCTTGACTGCTCTGCCGATGCCAGAATCGGTGTACCGCAGTTCGGGCAGAAAACCGCCTTTTCATTTACAACCGAATAACTACATAAAGGGCACTCAATCATTCCTTAATACTCCTCAAAAATACGCCCGCTTTCTTTTAAAATGCATATTTTTTATTATAAAGATATTAAATGAATTGTCAAGATTTTATCAACCCTTAAGTCTACCCGCGTTCACTCTGCTTTCAAGGATATTGATTATTCACCCGTTCCCGTTATAATTGTGGGATGAGAGAAAATATAAAAGAGTATTCCCTTAAGGCGTTGAAAGAGAAGATGCTCACCTTGAATCTCGAGGCGTATCGAGGCGAACAGGTCTTCAAGTGGCTGTGGCAAAAGGACGCTGATGATTTCACCGTTATGACCAATCTTTCAAAGGAATTAAGAAAATTATTCGCCGGAATATTCTTCATTCCTGAATTAAAAATTCTCAAAGTGCTCTCTGCCGAGGACGGCTCGAAAAAATTCCTCTTTCAACTGGAAGATAATGAAAAGATCGAAGCGGTCTTCATCCCCGAGGCAAAAAGAAAAACCGTCTGTGTCTCAACCCAGGTCGGCTGTCCTCTGCAGTGTCGGTTCTGTGCCACGGCGTTAATGGGTTTTATCCGTAATCTGGAGGCTTACGAAATAGCGGAACAGATCAGACTCATCCAGAAACAGATTAAAGAAAAGATCACCAATATCGTCTTTATGGGTATGGGAGAACCGCTCTTGAATTTCGAAAATCTTATCGCTGCAATTGAAATAACCAGTTCACCCCTTGCCCTGGGTATCAGTCAGAGGCATACGACGATTTCAACAGCCGGCCTGACCGACGGCATCCGTCGACTGCTGAATTCACCTTATAAGGTGAAGCTTGCAATATCTCTGAACTTTCCGGATCAAAAACAGCGGAGTAAGATGATGCCGATAAACAAAAAATTTCCCCTGAGTGAAATCCTGCCCCTGGCTAAGGACTACAGTATCAAAAAAAATATGGTCACATTCGAATATGTACTTATCGATAAAATAAATGACCGCATAAAAGACGCCCAGAAGTTGCTTGATCTGCTCAAGGGAATACCTTCAAAGATAAATCTCATCCCCTATAATCCACATCCGCGGTTGCCGTATAAAAGACCGACTCCTGAAAAGATCGACAAATTCCACCAATACCTTCTGAGGTCCCACCATACCGTCACCATGAGGAAATCCCGGGGACAGAAGATACTGGCGGGTTGCGGTCAGCTTGCGCTTTCCTGAAAATTACCAGACGCCTGTCTTTAAATATTCATGGATCGAGCGTGCTGCAACCCTGCCGTCACCCATCGCCAGAATAACGGTCGCTCCGCCGCGCACCACATCGCCGCCTGCCCAAACACCCTTCTTTGAAGTCTTGCCGGTCTCAGGGTCGACCTCGATATTCCCCCATTTCCCGACCTTTAAATCAGGTGTCGTCTGTGCGATCAACGGATTCGGACTCTGACCGATCGCCACGACCACGGTGTCGACCGGTATTTTAAAATTAGAACCTTCGATCGGCAACGGCCTCCTTCTACCTGATGCATCGGGCTCGCCCAATTTCATCCTGATACACTCGGCTTCCTTGACCCAACCGTTCTCATCTGCGTGGTACGCCACCGGCAGGGTGAGGATTTCAAAAATTATACCTTCTTCTTTTGCGTGTTCAATCTCTTCGATTCTCGCGGGCATCTCTTTTTCAGACCGTCGATAGATTATTCTCACCTCTTCGGCGCCGAGCCTCAACGCGGTCCGTGCCGAATCCATCGCTACATTGCCGCCGCCGATGACGGCTACTTTTTTACCGCGGACAATGGGTGTATCATACTGCGGAAAGAGATATGCCTTCATAAGATTGGAACGTGTCAAATACTCATTCGCCGAATAGACACCGTTGTAATTCTCTCCGGGGATATTCATGAACCAGGGAAGGCCAGCACCTGTTCCCAGATATATCGCGTCAAACTCTTCAAGAAGCTCATCCAGGGTCTTGGTCCTGCCGACGACAAAACTTGTTTCAAGCCTAACACCTAATTTCAACAGATAATCGACTTCGCGCTGCACAATGGTCTTGGGCAATCTGAATTCCGGAATGCCGTATACCAGCACGCCGCCTGGTTTATGTAACGCCTCAAAGATGACGACCTCATGTCCCAATTTAATCAGGTCGCCGGCGACCGTAAGTCCACCGGGACCTGAACCTACCACTGCCACCCGTTTACCAGTAGACGGCGCCTTTGGAGGTATTTCCGCGGCACCCTGCTCGGCTTCCCAGTCTGCGATAAACCGTTCCAGTCTACCGATGCCCACCGGCTCGTATTTTTTAGCCAGGACACATACCTTCTCACACTGATCCTCCTGGGGACAAACCCTGCCGCAGACAGCCGGAAGTACATTCTTATCCTTCATTATTTTTATCGCGGCTCGAAAATCGCCTTCGGCGATTTTCTTAATAAAACCGGGAATGTCGATCTCCACAGGACAGCCCGCTATACAGGTCGCCCTTTTACACTGCAGACAGCGTTTGGCTTCCTGGATCGCCTCTTCTTCTGAATAGCCGTACGGAACTTCATTAAAATTCTTTATGCGTTCTTCAGGAGGCTGCTCTTTCATCGGTATTTTCTGCGGAATGATCTTCTTAGCCATGGCAACCTCCTTTGCACGATCTTTCAAAAAGTTCCATTGATTCTTTCTCCTGTTTAAGATAGGTGTTGAGTCGTTTCAATAAAAGATCATAATTAACAAGATGACCGTCGAATTCCGGGCCGTCGACACAGGCGAACTTGGTCTCGCCGCCGACCTCAACCCGACAGACACCGCACATACCCGTTCCATCGAGCATTATCGGATTTAAACTCACAAGCGTCTTTATTTTATAAGGCCTTGTTGTTTCAGAAACAGCCCGCATCATCACGACGGGGCCGACTGCAAACACCCTGTCGATCTTTTTGCCTTTATCAATAAGTTCTTTAAGTGCATCGGTCACAAAGCCCTTCCGCCCGTATGAACCGTCATCCGTCGTCACGTGCAATTCATCGGAAACCGCCTTCATCTCTTCTTCCATAATGAGCAGATCTCTGGAACGTGCGCCGATAATGGAAACCACATAGTTGCCGCTCTCACGCAATCCCCGTGCCACAGGATAGATCTCCGGAGTTCCGACACCACCGCCGATACAGACGACCGTACCGAACTTTTCTATCTCGGTCGGTTTTCCCAGGGGACCGACGACGTCCATAATTGTATCGCCTTCTTTCAAAAGATCCAATTCTTTCGTACTCTTCCCCACTATCTGGAAAACGATGTTGATTATTCCCCTCTGCGGATCATAATCCTGGAGGGTCAGCGGTATCCGCTCCGACTCCTCCTTTAATCTGATAACGACGAATTGTCCGGGCAGCGCCTTTCGGGCGATCAACTCATTCTTAATTTTGATTAATGTAATTCCTTGAGCCAAACTCTTTTTTTCAAGAATTTCATTCATGTATACTCCTTTCAGGCTGTAACTATACATAAAAAACAGTATTTTGTCAACGGGAGCAGACGCCTCGGTTATCACTGCCTTGACAATACTATTTTTTATATTATAATCTACCAGTGTTATTTATGCTTATCCTTCTTTTTTCAATAAACGGACCCGTCGGGGACTCAGCAGAGGTAAGCCAGGACACGACGACTGCGGATTTAATAAAAATCTTTGAAATTCCGGACATCATCCAGTTCGGGGATATCGAAAAAACAATATCCAGAACAGTACTTCCTGTTTATGAAACCGAGCCGTCGATTGAAGACATGGATCTGGGTGACCTGCTCTTCCGCACTCCCGCCGTGATTGCGAACCAGGGCAGGGGTCAATTTAAAAGCATCATCCGGCGGGGAACCCCCGCACAAACCCTGACCTTCTATTTGAACGGCCATCGCCTTACCGATCGGTTGAACAGCCGATTCAACCTCACCGACATACCGTTATACGCCCTTGAAGCTACTTCAACAGGTTTCAACCTCTTCGGTGATCCGATGATCGATCTCCGGACAAAAATAAACCGTTATGAAATTCCATTCTCTTACATTCGGGTCACAACCGGCGGTTTCGGTGCAACCGCCTATAACATTGACTTTACAAGGGCGATTAACAATGACTTAGGACTGTATCTCAATGGATTATATCACACCTCTGCGGAAAACCGAGAAAATTCAGATTTCACCCTCAATTCGTTTTATACTGATCTCTATTATAATCAAATAGTACCGAGCCGTTTTGACTTTATTTACTCTTCAAATGAATACGGTTTTCCCGGAGACGACCTCGATACACTCAACCGATCGTGTGTTGAAAAATTAACGGATGCATCTTTTGTCTTTGGAAGCGATAATCACCATATTGCATTTTACTACACAACCTACCACAGACATTTCACAAATACGACATCACAGATCATATATTCTGATGATACAAGAACTACAGGAATCGATTTGGAAAACTACAATAAGGTAGGATTCTTCAATATAATCTATCGACTCATCGGTGAGGCGTCTGGAGTGGAAAGCGATTTATGTAATACGCATAACTCTAAG
This window encodes:
- the rlmN gene encoding 23S rRNA (adenine(2503)-C(2))-methyltransferase RlmN encodes the protein MRENIKEYSLKALKEKMLTLNLEAYRGEQVFKWLWQKDADDFTVMTNLSKELRKLFAGIFFIPELKILKVLSAEDGSKKFLFQLEDNEKIEAVFIPEAKRKTVCVSTQVGCPLQCRFCATALMGFIRNLEAYEIAEQIRLIQKQIKEKITNIVFMGMGEPLLNFENLIAAIEITSSPLALGISQRHTTISTAGLTDGIRRLLNSPYKVKLAISLNFPDQKQRSKMMPINKKFPLSEILPLAKDYSIKKNMVTFEYVLIDKINDRIKDAQKLLDLLKGIPSKINLIPYNPHPRLPYKRPTPEKIDKFHQYLLRSHHTVTMRKSRGQKILAGCGQLALS
- a CDS encoding HEAT repeat domain-containing protein; protein product: MPDYSTKFLNDLIKQIGLGINISRTYPKGHPSLQPVVQRLRILLKEIPIEQDSISLVIIEDVIMIENERFDSRTLPIVKSLVHRFNQLGVKSITFNVELSEEDIREFFTAMAATPADIADYGDIVALVRAKGITGIKVNKFRVGVISTDEQAQAMNWEQFLDSLTVTQAAMTDEERIKELGGFLAGVGLVGDEPVEVQTGKIISGLEKLALMIADQYGEDRWNEYSVVFSRMLSALSPTIKKNVVKYRTENKKLSVLFKSLIPSMSDEDIIDIISVKAKDKTPETEQEIIDVLKNVTGSRLPGILSTLRVNVPELDFEKIVARLMTEMKTIKGEKAAQKFMAQNLESEMRTIFPRLRDPSHEERIKAVDELMEYANKLFEAEKYDLVRLLVDRLDTMADAETEIKTFDRVINALKTLYKKAEEFKKDDLIQFVSKKFGKHLLRKDAALLDRKKIIIKSISDIRDQNYIPELVSLLWDPGTFAEAREALMSMAEFSVPLLIETLKDTEDRSVRMKIIDVLVRIGERAIPEIEKLLTAPEWYIRRNGVYILGEMKVMAAVDRLAELIGDENEQVQLAVIESLSKLGDERVKEHIKKALDSKSKKVVIAAMKHLDKEDVKEKLEEAVQWVKLRKGIPNEKEEEFRREIIAVLGKFGDDSVVDVLFSIVNEKALFKKDLILPTKKAALNALADIRTEKARQLLENAAAHKDQFISAAAEEILKKRFNV
- the gltA gene encoding NADPH-dependent glutamate synthase; its protein translation is MAKKIIPQKIPMKEQPPEERIKNFNEVPYGYSEEEAIQEAKRCLQCKRATCIAGCPVEIDIPGFIKKIAEGDFRAAIKIMKDKNVLPAVCGRVCPQEDQCEKVCVLAKKYEPVGIGRLERFIADWEAEQGAAEIPPKAPSTGKRVAVVGSGPGGLTVAGDLIKLGHEVVIFEALHKPGGVLVYGIPEFRLPKTIVQREVDYLLKLGVRLETSFVVGRTKTLDELLEEFDAIYLGTGAGLPWFMNIPGENYNGVYSANEYLTRSNLMKAYLFPQYDTPIVRGKKVAVIGGGNVAMDSARTALRLGAEEVRIIYRRSEKEMPARIEEIEHAKEEGIIFEILTLPVAYHADENGWVKEAECIRMKLGEPDASGRRRPLPIEGSNFKIPVDTVVVAIGQSPNPLIAQTTPDLKVGKWGNIEVDPETGKTSKKGVWAGGDVVRGGATVILAMGDGRVAARSIHEYLKTGVW
- a CDS encoding adenylate/guanylate cyclase domain-containing protein; amino-acid sequence: MRCKNCNAEITEPLHFCPFCGVFIEGQKELPFENLRLTFLRADLSGFTKMSEQMIAEDVMAFLNEIFGVFSKIIESYKGVIYQIIGDEIVGVFGFPRGTDFAPHMAIIAAEDMLKALMKFNKEKLLETPIGLKIGISIDNALIFSLTNTLKNALIITQGFKKSQILQKNAEDNTLLVCEDLYKATKAFFVYTEIGEFVKDALTVKGFEYKIKEE
- a CDS encoding sulfide/dihydroorotate dehydrogenase-like FAD/NAD-binding protein encodes the protein MNEILEKKSLAQGITLIKIKNELIARKALPGQFVVIRLKEESERIPLTLQDYDPQRGIINIVFQIVGKSTKELDLLKEGDTIMDVVGPLGKPTEIEKFGTVVCIGGGVGTPEIYPVARGLRESGNYVVSIIGARSRDLLIMEEEMKAVSDELHVTTDDGSYGRKGFVTDALKELIDKGKKIDRVFAVGPVVMMRAVSETTRPYKIKTLVSLNPIMLDGTGMCGVCRVEVGGETKFACVDGPEFDGHLVNYDLLLKRLNTYLKQEKESMELFERSCKGGCHG